Proteins encoded in a region of the Burkholderia ubonensis subsp. mesacidophila genome:
- the fabF gene encoding beta-ketoacyl-ACP synthase II: protein MSRRRVVVTGLGLISPVGNSVADGWANLVAGKSGIATVTKFDPSNLAVHFAGEVKGFSAEEYIPAKEARNMDTFIHYGIAAGVQAFKDSGLEVTEANAERIGVMVGSGIGGLPMIEDTHQTYIDRGARRISPFFVPGSIINMISGHLSIMFGLKGPNLAAVTACTTGLHSIGLAARLIQAGDADVMVAGGAESTVSPLGIGGFAAARALSTRNDDPATASRPWDKDRDGFVLGEGAGVMVLEEYESAKARGAKIYAEVAGFGMTGDAYHMTAPNMDGPRRCMVAALRDAGMNPDEVQYLNAHGTSTPLGDKNESDAVKAAFGDHAYKLVVNSTKSMTGHLLGGAGGLESVFTVLALHNNVSPPTINIFNQDPECDLDYCANTARDMKIDVAVKNNFGFGGTNGTLVFKRA from the coding sequence GTGAGCCGCCGTCGTGTTGTCGTTACAGGCCTGGGGCTAATTTCGCCTGTTGGCAATAGTGTTGCCGACGGCTGGGCCAATCTCGTCGCCGGCAAGTCCGGCATCGCCACCGTCACCAAATTCGATCCGTCGAACCTGGCCGTGCATTTCGCAGGCGAGGTGAAGGGCTTCAGCGCCGAGGAGTACATCCCGGCGAAGGAAGCCCGCAACATGGATACCTTCATCCATTACGGCATTGCCGCCGGCGTGCAGGCGTTCAAGGACAGCGGGCTGGAAGTGACCGAAGCCAATGCGGAACGCATCGGCGTCATGGTCGGCTCCGGCATCGGCGGCCTGCCGATGATCGAGGATACCCACCAGACCTACATCGATCGCGGCGCGCGCCGGATTTCGCCGTTCTTCGTGCCGGGTTCGATCATCAACATGATCTCGGGCCACCTGAGCATCATGTTCGGCCTGAAGGGCCCGAACCTCGCGGCCGTCACGGCCTGCACGACCGGCCTGCACAGCATCGGCCTCGCCGCGCGCCTGATCCAGGCCGGCGACGCCGACGTGATGGTCGCGGGCGGCGCCGAATCGACGGTGTCGCCGCTCGGCATCGGCGGCTTCGCGGCGGCGCGTGCGCTGTCGACCCGCAACGATGATCCGGCGACCGCGTCCCGTCCGTGGGACAAGGACCGCGACGGCTTCGTGCTGGGCGAGGGCGCCGGCGTGATGGTGCTGGAAGAGTACGAGTCGGCGAAAGCGCGTGGCGCGAAGATCTACGCGGAAGTCGCGGGCTTCGGCATGACGGGCGACGCGTACCACATGACCGCGCCGAACATGGACGGTCCGCGCCGCTGCATGGTCGCGGCGCTGCGCGACGCCGGCATGAACCCGGACGAAGTTCAGTACCTGAACGCGCACGGCACGTCGACGCCGCTGGGCGACAAGAACGAGTCCGATGCCGTCAAGGCCGCGTTCGGCGACCACGCGTACAAGCTCGTCGTGAACTCGACGAAGTCGATGACGGGCCACCTTCTGGGCGGCGCGGGCGGCCTCGAATCGGTGTTTACGGTGCTGGCGCTGCACAACAACGTGTCGCCGCCGACGATCAACATCTTCAACCAGGATCCGGAGTGCGATCTCGATTACTGCGCGAACACCGCGCGTGACATGAAGATCGACGTGGCCGTGAAGAACAATTTCGGCTTCGGCGGAACCAACGGCACGCTGGTGTTCAAGCGCGCCTGA
- the rpoE gene encoding RNA polymerase sigma factor RpoE yields the protein MSEKEIDQVLVERVQKGDKAAFELLVSKYHRKIIRLISRLVRDPAEVEDVAQDAFIKAYRALPQFRGESAFYTWLYRIAVNTAKNYLATQGRRAPTSTEADAEEAETFSDADQLRDINTPESMLMSKQIAETVNAAMAVLPEELRQAITLREIEGLSYEEIAEMMGCPIGTVRSRIFRAREAIAAKLRPLLDTPEGKRW from the coding sequence GTGAGTGAAAAAGAAATCGATCAGGTTCTGGTCGAGCGCGTTCAGAAAGGCGACAAGGCAGCGTTCGAACTCCTGGTCTCCAAATACCACCGCAAGATCATTCGGCTGATCTCGCGCCTCGTGCGGGATCCCGCCGAGGTCGAGGATGTGGCCCAGGACGCGTTCATCAAGGCGTACCGTGCGCTGCCGCAGTTCCGCGGCGAGTCCGCGTTCTACACGTGGTTGTACCGGATTGCCGTGAACACGGCGAAGAACTACCTTGCGACGCAGGGCCGCCGGGCGCCGACCTCGACCGAGGCGGATGCCGAGGAAGCGGAAACTTTCTCCGACGCAGACCAACTAAGGGATATCAACACGCCTGAGTCGATGTTGATGAGCAAGCAGATTGCCGAGACGGTCAATGCTGCAATGGCCGTTCTGCCCGAGGAGCTGCGCCAGGCGATCACGCTGCGCGAGATCGAAGGCCTGAGCTACGAGGAAATCGCGGAAATGATGGGCTGCCCGATCGGGACGGTCCGCTCGCGGATCTTCCGGGCGCGCGAGGCAATCGCGGCAAAATTGCGTCCGCTGCTCGATACGCCCGAAGGCAAGCGCTGGTAA
- a CDS encoding sigma-E factor negative regulatory protein, which translates to MGSVNTQSQACPRGERLSALVDGEMFDGPDHGQFLAELDRADRAAWAHYHLIGDALRSDELALAPAMSASFTARLSVRLEAEPHLLAPAAAPVSRRLLSLRRRVVPAFAVAAAAATLTWIVVPQMQTASAPGAVQVASAGAPQQNGLQRVTVAQAPSQQGLQEANIIRDASLDQYLEAHQQFAQQPVVTGSMPLIRAAVTTTTPSQ; encoded by the coding sequence ATGGGGTCGGTCAATACGCAGTCGCAGGCGTGCCCGCGCGGCGAACGCCTTTCCGCTCTGGTCGACGGAGAAATGTTCGACGGCCCGGATCACGGGCAGTTTCTGGCTGAGCTCGATCGCGCGGATCGCGCTGCGTGGGCCCACTACCACCTGATCGGCGACGCGTTGCGCTCGGACGAGCTGGCGCTGGCGCCGGCGATGAGCGCATCGTTCACCGCGCGCCTGTCGGTGCGACTCGAAGCCGAGCCGCACCTGCTCGCGCCGGCTGCTGCGCCGGTTTCCCGCAGGCTGCTGTCGTTGCGCCGGCGGGTCGTGCCGGCCTTCGCGGTCGCCGCGGCCGCCGCGACGCTGACGTGGATCGTCGTCCCGCAGATGCAGACGGCCAGCGCGCCGGGCGCCGTCCAGGTCGCATCGGCCGGTGCGCCGCAGCAGAACGGCCTGCAGCGCGTGACGGTCGCGCAGGCGCCGTCGCAGCAGGGGCTGCAGGAGGCGAACATCATCCGTGACGCAAGCCTCGACCAATACCTTGAAGCGCATCAGCAATTCGCGCAGCAGCCCGTCGTCACGGGCTCGATGCCGCTGATTCGCGCTGCCGTGACCACGACGACGCCAAGCCAATAA
- a CDS encoding MucB/RseB C-terminal domain-containing protein, which yields MRTLRLNHTISGWKRLPALLLCAAALLSVQSLQANAQQPDDPVATRKAVADWLDRIQQAAQQQSYEGTFVYQRGGYVQSSRIAHVAARDGEFERIESLDGKPRKLLRHNDELYTFVPERKLCVVERRQARDSFPALLGASGEHVMSVYDAKLLGKDRVAGLDAQVVELAPKDGYRFTYKLWADARTGLLLRSQTLDASDHVLEQIAFSQLQMGGAGAADKSAIMSGMRNLGGWTVVRPPVAPVDMEAQGWQLAPSIAGFQKIREVRRPMAARDAGDPPIPVDQAVFTDGLATVSVFVEPAEKNTRKEGAGSTGATHVLVKRRGGYWITVLGEVPPATLQQFASAIEYKSSK from the coding sequence ATGCGGACATTGCGGTTGAATCACACCATCTCCGGATGGAAGCGGCTGCCGGCCCTCCTGCTTTGCGCAGCCGCGTTGTTGTCCGTTCAATCCCTTCAAGCCAACGCTCAGCAGCCGGACGATCCCGTCGCGACCCGCAAGGCCGTCGCGGACTGGCTCGACCGCATCCAGCAGGCGGCGCAGCAGCAGAGTTACGAAGGCACGTTCGTCTACCAGCGCGGCGGATACGTGCAGTCGTCGCGGATTGCGCATGTCGCCGCCCGCGACGGCGAATTCGAGCGGATCGAGAGTCTTGACGGCAAGCCCCGCAAGCTGCTGCGGCATAACGACGAGCTGTACACGTTCGTGCCCGAGCGCAAGCTGTGCGTCGTCGAGCGCCGGCAGGCCCGCGACTCGTTCCCCGCGCTGCTCGGCGCGAGCGGCGAGCACGTGATGTCGGTCTACGATGCGAAGCTGCTCGGCAAGGATCGCGTGGCGGGGCTCGATGCCCAGGTCGTCGAACTGGCGCCGAAGGACGGGTACCGCTTCACCTACAAGCTGTGGGCCGATGCCCGCACCGGCCTGCTGCTGCGCTCGCAGACGCTCGACGCGAGCGACCACGTGCTCGAGCAGATCGCGTTCTCGCAGTTGCAGATGGGCGGCGCGGGCGCGGCCGACAAGTCGGCGATCATGTCCGGCATGCGCAACCTGGGCGGCTGGACGGTCGTGCGCCCGCCGGTGGCGCCGGTCGACATGGAGGCGCAGGGCTGGCAGCTCGCGCCGAGCATCGCCGGCTTCCAGAAGATCCGTGAGGTGCGGCGGCCGATGGCCGCGCGCGATGCGGGCGACCCGCCGATTCCGGTCGATCAGGCCGTCTTTACCGACGGGCTCGCGACGGTTTCGGTGTTCGTCGAACCAGCCGAGAAGAATACGCGCAAGGAAGGCGCGGGCAGCACCGGCGCGACGCACGTGCTTGTGAAGCGGCGCGGGGGCTACTGGATCACCGTGCTCGGCGAAGTGCCGCCGGCCACGTTGCAGCAGTTCGCGTCTGCCATAGAATACAAGTCTTCCAAGTAA
- a CDS encoding DegQ family serine endoprotease yields MMKLTLRKWLAVAAVAACLPLMPHSAAAAPAASLPDFADLVEKVGPAVVNIRTTANVPTGGPRGVLPPGFDNGDMSEFFRRFFGIPLPQAPGNPKNAPQQPDNPPDTEQNRGVGSGFIVSADGYVMTNAHVVDDADTIYVTLTDKREFKAKLIGVDDRTDVAVVKIQASNLPVVAIGDSNKVRVGEWVVAIGSPFGLDNTVTAGIVSSKSRNTGDYLPFIQTDVAVNPGNSGGPLINMQGEVIGINSQIYSRTGGFMGISFAIPIDEAMRVADQLKATGKVTRGRIAVAIGEVTKDVADSIGLPKAEGALVSSVEPGGPADKAGVQPGDIILKFNGKPVDTASDLPRMVGDTKPGVKATISVWRKGQARDLPIMIAETPADTAAKADPGKKTPQKPRQSNALGLTVSDISADQLKALKLKSGVQVDGVDGPAARAGLQRGDIVLRVGDTDITSAKQFADVTAQLDPQKAVAVLVRRGDNTQYFPLRPRQK; encoded by the coding sequence ATGATGAAACTCACGCTGCGCAAATGGCTGGCCGTTGCGGCGGTGGCGGCTTGCCTGCCGCTCATGCCGCATTCCGCGGCGGCGGCGCCCGCCGCCAGCCTTCCCGATTTCGCGGACCTGGTCGAAAAGGTCGGGCCGGCCGTCGTGAACATCCGGACGACCGCCAACGTGCCGACGGGCGGCCCGCGCGGCGTGCTCCCGCCGGGTTTCGACAATGGCGACATGTCGGAATTCTTCCGCCGCTTCTTCGGCATTCCGCTGCCGCAGGCGCCCGGCAACCCGAAGAACGCACCCCAGCAGCCCGACAATCCGCCTGACACCGAGCAGAATCGCGGCGTCGGCTCGGGCTTCATCGTGTCGGCCGACGGCTACGTGATGACCAATGCGCACGTCGTCGACGACGCCGACACGATCTACGTGACGCTGACCGACAAGCGCGAGTTCAAGGCGAAGCTGATCGGCGTCGACGACCGCACCGACGTCGCGGTCGTCAAGATCCAGGCGTCGAATCTGCCGGTCGTCGCGATCGGCGATTCGAACAAGGTGCGCGTCGGCGAGTGGGTCGTCGCGATCGGCTCGCCGTTCGGCCTCGACAACACGGTGACGGCCGGCATCGTCAGCTCGAAGAGCCGCAACACGGGCGACTACCTGCCGTTCATCCAGACCGACGTGGCCGTGAACCCCGGCAACTCCGGCGGCCCGCTGATCAACATGCAGGGCGAGGTGATCGGCATCAATTCGCAGATCTACAGCCGCACGGGCGGTTTCATGGGCATCTCGTTCGCGATTCCGATCGACGAGGCGATGCGCGTGGCCGACCAGCTGAAGGCGACCGGCAAGGTCACGCGCGGCCGGATCGCGGTGGCGATCGGCGAGGTGACGAAGGACGTGGCCGACTCGATCGGCCTGCCGAAGGCGGAAGGCGCGCTCGTCAGCAGCGTCGAGCCGGGCGGGCCGGCCGACAAGGCGGGCGTCCAGCCGGGCGACATCATCCTGAAGTTCAACGGCAAGCCGGTCGACACGGCGTCGGACCTGCCGCGCATGGTCGGCGACACGAAGCCGGGCGTGAAGGCGACGATCAGCGTGTGGCGCAAGGGTCAGGCGCGCGATTTGCCGATCATGATCGCCGAGACGCCGGCCGATACGGCCGCGAAGGCCGATCCGGGCAAGAAGACGCCGCAGAAGCCGCGCCAGAGCAATGCGCTCGGCTTGACGGTCAGCGACATTTCGGCCGACCAGCTGAAGGCGCTGAAGCTGAAGAGCGGCGTGCAGGTCGACGGCGTCGACGGTCCGGCGGCGCGCGCGGGGCTGCAGCGCGGCGACATCGTGCTGCGCGTCGGCGACACCGACATCACGAGCGCGAAGCAGTTCGCCGACGTCACCGCCCAGCTCGATCCGCAGAAGGCGGTCGCGGTGCTGGTGCGGCGCGGCGACAATACGCAGTACTTCCCGCTGCGTCCGCGCCAGAAATAA
- a CDS encoding glutaredoxin family protein yields MFTLYGRGWCHLCDDMRDALAPVAAEFGVAVDYVDIDADAALVARYDEDVPVLLLDGAEVCRHRFDEIRVRNALAARR; encoded by the coding sequence ATGTTCACGCTCTACGGCCGCGGCTGGTGCCACCTGTGCGACGACATGCGCGACGCACTGGCGCCGGTGGCGGCCGAATTCGGCGTCGCGGTCGACTATGTCGACATCGACGCGGACGCGGCGCTCGTCGCCCGCTATGACGAGGACGTGCCGGTGCTGCTGCTGGATGGCGCGGAAGTGTGCCGTCACCGCTTCGACGAGATACGGGTGCGGAACGCGCTCGCCGCCCGGCGCTGA
- the lepA gene encoding translation elongation factor 4, which produces MDHIRNFSIIAHIDHGKSTLADRIIQVCGGLADREMEAQVLDSMDIERERGITIKAQTAALSYRARDGKVYNLNLIDTPGHVDFSYEVSRSLSACEGALLVVDASQGVEAQTVANCYTAIELGVEVVPVLNKIDLPAANPENAIEEIEDVIGIDAMDATRCSAKTGLGVEDVLEALIAKVPPPKGDPAAPLQALIIDSWFDNYVGVVMLVRIVNGTLRPKEKIKLMATGAQYPVEHVGVFTPKSRNLESLSAGQVGFIIAGIKELNAAKVGDTVTHAAKSAAEPLPGFKEVKPQVFAGLYPVEANQYDALRESLEKLKLNDASLQYEPEVSQALGFGFRCGFLGLLHMEIVQERLEREFDMDLITTAPTVVYEVVQSDGTTIMVENPAKMPEPARIGEIREPIVTVNLYMPQDYVGSVITLCEQKRGVQINMQYHGRQVQLTYEIPMAEIVLDFFDRLKSVSRGYASMDYEFKEYRSADVVKVDMLINGDKVDALSIIVHRSQSQYRGREVAAKMREIIPRQMYDVAIQAAIGAHIIARENIKALRKNVLAKCYGGDITRKKKLLEKQKEGKKRMKQVGSVEIPQEAFLAILRVEDK; this is translated from the coding sequence ATGGATCATATTCGCAACTTCTCGATCATCGCGCACATCGACCATGGCAAGTCGACGCTCGCGGATCGCATCATCCAGGTATGCGGCGGGCTCGCCGACCGTGAAATGGAAGCGCAGGTGCTCGACTCGATGGATATCGAGCGCGAGCGCGGCATCACGATCAAGGCGCAGACTGCCGCGCTGTCGTATCGTGCGCGCGACGGCAAGGTGTACAACCTGAACCTGATCGACACCCCGGGGCACGTCGACTTCTCGTACGAAGTCAGCCGCTCGCTGTCCGCGTGCGAAGGCGCGCTGCTCGTGGTCGACGCGAGCCAGGGCGTCGAGGCGCAGACGGTCGCGAACTGCTACACGGCAATCGAACTGGGCGTCGAGGTCGTGCCGGTGCTGAACAAGATCGACCTGCCGGCCGCGAACCCCGAGAACGCGATCGAGGAGATCGAGGACGTGATCGGCATCGACGCGATGGATGCGACGCGCTGCAGCGCGAAGACGGGCCTCGGCGTCGAGGACGTGCTCGAAGCGCTGATCGCGAAGGTGCCGCCGCCGAAGGGCGATCCGGCCGCGCCGCTGCAGGCACTGATCATCGACTCGTGGTTCGACAACTACGTCGGCGTCGTGATGCTCGTGCGCATCGTCAACGGCACGCTGCGTCCGAAGGAAAAGATCAAGCTGATGGCGACCGGCGCGCAATACCCGGTCGAGCACGTCGGCGTGTTCACGCCGAAGTCGCGCAATCTCGAATCGCTGTCGGCGGGGCAGGTGGGCTTCATCATCGCCGGCATCAAGGAACTGAACGCCGCGAAGGTGGGCGACACGGTCACGCATGCGGCCAAGTCGGCCGCCGAGCCGCTGCCAGGCTTCAAGGAAGTGAAGCCGCAGGTGTTCGCGGGCCTGTACCCGGTCGAGGCGAACCAGTACGACGCGCTGCGCGAATCGCTGGAAAAGCTGAAGCTCAACGACGCGTCGCTGCAGTACGAGCCGGAAGTGTCGCAGGCGCTCGGCTTCGGCTTCCGCTGCGGCTTCCTCGGCCTGCTGCACATGGAGATCGTGCAGGAGCGGCTCGAGCGCGAGTTCGACATGGACCTCATCACGACCGCGCCCACCGTGGTCTACGAGGTCGTGCAGAGCGACGGCACGACGATCATGGTCGAGAACCCGGCGAAGATGCCTGAGCCCGCGCGGATCGGCGAGATTCGCGAGCCGATCGTCACCGTGAACCTGTACATGCCGCAGGACTATGTCGGCTCGGTGATCACGCTGTGCGAGCAGAAGCGCGGCGTGCAGATCAACATGCAGTACCACGGCCGCCAGGTGCAGCTCACGTACGAAATCCCGATGGCCGAGATCGTGCTCGACTTCTTCGACCGCCTGAAGTCGGTGTCGCGCGGCTATGCGTCGATGGACTACGAGTTCAAGGAATACCGCTCGGCGGACGTCGTGAAGGTCGACATGCTGATCAACGGCGACAAGGTCGACGCGCTGTCGATCATCGTGCACCGTTCGCAGTCTCAGTACCGCGGCCGCGAAGTCGCCGCGAAGATGCGCGAGATCATTCCGCGCCAGATGTACGACGTGGCGATCCAGGCCGCGATCGGCGCGCACATCATCGCGCGCGAGAACATCAAGGCGCTGCGCAAGAACGTGCTCGCGAAGTGCTACGGCGGCGACATCACGCGGAAGAAGAAGCTGCTCGAGAAGCAGAAGGAAGGCAAGAAGCGGATGAAGCAGGTGGGTTCGGTCGAGATTCCGCAGGAAGCGTTCCTGGCGATCTTGCGCGTCGAAGACAAATAA
- the lepB gene encoding signal peptidase I, whose translation MNFALILFVLVALTGVAWVADKMVFLPQRRRAADAAIDAFDQQQSRIDKRFADENAVQTRSKLRDEKLRQPWWLEYTASFFPVILAVFVVRSFIVEPFKIPSGSMVPTLLVGDFILVNKFDYGLRMPITNTKITQGRPLERGDVVVFRYPKDESVDYIKRVIGLPGDTVAYQDKQLTINGKPVPETPLADFFDDERQNYAKQFEESLGGRKNAILNNPAVPPFVMGAYDYPYRDNCTYNSRGVICKVPAGHYFMMGDNRDNSADSRYWGFVPDQNIVGRAFFIWMNFSDLKRIGSFN comes from the coding sequence ATGAATTTTGCGCTGATTCTTTTTGTGCTCGTCGCACTGACGGGCGTGGCGTGGGTTGCAGACAAGATGGTGTTCCTGCCGCAGCGCCGGCGGGCGGCCGATGCGGCGATCGACGCGTTCGACCAGCAGCAGTCGCGCATCGACAAGCGTTTCGCCGACGAGAACGCGGTGCAGACCCGCTCGAAGCTGCGCGACGAGAAGCTGCGCCAGCCGTGGTGGCTCGAGTACACCGCAAGCTTCTTCCCGGTGATCCTCGCGGTGTTCGTCGTGCGTTCGTTCATCGTCGAGCCGTTCAAGATTCCGTCGGGCTCGATGGTGCCGACGCTGCTCGTCGGAGACTTCATCCTCGTCAACAAGTTCGACTACGGCCTGCGCATGCCGATCACGAACACGAAGATCACGCAAGGCCGTCCGCTCGAGCGCGGCGACGTCGTCGTGTTCCGCTATCCGAAGGACGAGTCGGTCGACTACATCAAGCGCGTGATCGGCCTGCCGGGCGACACGGTCGCTTACCAGGACAAGCAGCTGACGATCAACGGCAAGCCGGTGCCCGAAACGCCGCTGGCCGACTTCTTCGACGACGAGCGGCAGAACTACGCGAAGCAGTTCGAGGAGTCGCTCGGCGGTCGCAAGAACGCGATCCTCAACAACCCTGCAGTTCCGCCGTTCGTGATGGGCGCGTACGACTACCCGTATCGCGACAATTGCACGTACAACAGCCGCGGCGTGATCTGCAAGGTGCCGGCAGGCCACTACTTCATGATGGGCGACAACCGCGACAACAGCGCGGACAGCCGCTACTGGGGCTTCGTGCCGGACCAGAACATCGTCGGTCGCGCGTTCTTCATCTGGATGAACTTCAGCGACCTGAAGCGGATCGGCTCCTTCAACTGA
- the rnc gene encoding ribonuclease III translates to MPLSQLESRLRYEFRNAELLRQALTHRSHSATHNERLEFLGDSVLNCAVAALLFQRFSKLDEGDLSRVRANLVKQQSLYEIAQALNISDGLRLGEGELRSGGFRRPSILADAFEAIIGAVFLDGGFEAAQGVIKRLYIPILDHIDPRTLGKDAKTLLQEYLQGHKIALPTYTVVATHGAAHNQQFEVECTVPKLDVKVSGSGASRRAAEQAAAKKALDEVMAAAPMLAAKPKRSKNARAAKHVEPEIVPGVKGVQEALDLRSPERKERAAARTEAKAAAVPAAASGVAEAVERAVQAPVAAIRAAHVEHGADKVERVAKPAADKPADRADAAPKPADKAVERTDAAPRAADKPADRADTAPHAADKAAERATLRVRDVTPGQDASSGETSLAAASARVADAGH, encoded by the coding sequence ATGCCCCTATCTCAGTTGGAAAGCCGGCTGCGCTATGAATTTCGCAATGCGGAATTGCTGCGCCAGGCTTTGACCCATCGCAGTCACAGTGCCACGCACAACGAGCGGCTCGAGTTTCTCGGCGATTCCGTTCTCAATTGCGCGGTGGCCGCCCTTTTGTTCCAGCGTTTCAGCAAGCTGGACGAAGGCGATCTGTCGCGGGTGCGGGCGAACCTCGTCAAACAGCAGTCGCTGTACGAAATTGCTCAGGCCCTGAATATCTCGGACGGGCTGAGGCTGGGCGAGGGCGAGCTGCGCAGCGGCGGGTTCCGCCGGCCGTCGATTCTCGCGGACGCGTTCGAAGCCATCATCGGGGCCGTGTTCCTCGATGGCGGCTTCGAAGCCGCCCAAGGGGTGATCAAGCGGCTCTACATCCCGATTCTCGACCACATCGATCCGCGTACGCTCGGCAAGGACGCGAAGACGCTGCTGCAGGAATACCTGCAGGGGCACAAGATCGCGCTGCCGACCTACACGGTCGTCGCGACGCATGGTGCGGCGCACAATCAGCAGTTCGAGGTCGAATGCACGGTGCCGAAGCTGGACGTCAAGGTGTCCGGTTCCGGCGCGAGCCGTCGTGCGGCCGAGCAGGCCGCCGCGAAGAAGGCGCTCGACGAGGTGATGGCGGCCGCGCCGATGCTCGCCGCGAAGCCGAAACGTTCGAAGAACGCCCGCGCGGCCAAGCACGTCGAGCCGGAAATCGTACCCGGCGTGAAAGGCGTGCAGGAAGCGCTCGACTTGCGCTCGCCCGAGCGGAAGGAGCGTGCCGCGGCGCGCACCGAAGCGAAGGCCGCGGCGGTTCCGGCCGCCGCGAGCGGCGTGGCGGAGGCGGTCGAGCGTGCGGTGCAGGCGCCGGTGGCCGCGATTCGCGCCGCGCATGTCGAGCACGGCGCGGACAAGGTCGAGCGGGTGGCGAAGCCGGCGGCCGACAAGCCTGCCGACCGCGCCGATGCCGCCCCGAAACCCGCCGACAAGGCCGTCGAGCGGACCGATGCCGCGCCGCGTGCAGCCGACAAGCCTGCCGACCGCGCCGACACCGCGCCTCACGCGGCCGACAAGGCCGCCGAGCGCGCCACGCTGCGCGTGCGCGACGTGACGCCCGGCCAGGACGCGTCGTCCGGCGAAACGAGCCTCGCCGCTGCGTCGGCGCGCGTGGCCGATGCCGGTCACTGA
- the era gene encoding GTPase Era gives MNATAPTGFRCGMIAIVGRPNVGKSTLMNALVGQKISITSRKAQTTRHRITGINTTEDAQFIFVDTPGFQTRHSTALNRSLNRAVTSTLTSVDAILFVIEAGRFGPDDQKVLDLIPPGVPTLLIANKLDRVNDKTTLYPFMQQVSALREFTEIVPLSAKHVEDIQRLMQTVKPYLPEGEPIYGEDDLTDRSSRFLAAEILREKVFRWTGDELPYTSTVIIDKFEEEGRLKRVFATILVERDTHKAMVIGKKGAKLKQISTEARMDMEKLFDGPVYLETFVKVKSGWADNEAGLRAYGYE, from the coding sequence ATGAACGCTACCGCTCCCACTGGTTTCCGCTGCGGCATGATCGCGATCGTGGGCCGTCCGAACGTCGGCAAGTCGACGCTGATGAACGCGCTCGTCGGCCAGAAGATCAGCATCACGTCCCGCAAGGCGCAGACGACCCGCCACCGCATCACCGGCATCAACACGACCGAAGACGCGCAATTCATCTTCGTCGATACGCCGGGCTTCCAGACCCGCCACAGCACCGCGCTGAACCGCTCGCTGAACCGCGCGGTCACGTCGACGCTGACGTCGGTCGACGCGATCCTGTTCGTGATCGAAGCGGGCCGCTTCGGGCCGGACGACCAGAAGGTGCTCGACCTGATCCCGCCCGGCGTCCCGACGCTCCTGATCGCGAACAAGCTCGACCGCGTGAACGACAAGACGACGCTGTACCCGTTCATGCAGCAGGTGAGCGCGCTGCGCGAGTTCACGGAAATCGTGCCGCTGTCGGCGAAGCACGTCGAAGACATCCAGCGCCTGATGCAGACGGTCAAGCCGTACCTGCCGGAAGGCGAGCCGATCTACGGCGAGGACGACCTGACGGACCGCAGCTCGCGCTTTCTCGCCGCCGAGATCCTGCGCGAGAAGGTGTTCCGCTGGACCGGCGACGAGCTGCCTTACACGAGCACGGTCATCATCGACAAGTTCGAGGAGGAAGGGCGGCTGAAGCGCGTCTTCGCGACGATCCTCGTCGAGCGCGATACGCACAAGGCGATGGTGATCGGCAAGAAGGGCGCGAAGCTCAAGCAGATCAGCACCGAGGCGCGGATGGACATGGAAAAGCTGTTCGACGGCCCCGTCTATCTCGAGACCTTCGTCAAGGTGAAGAGCGGCTGGGCCGACAACGAAGCGGGGCTTCGTGCCTATGGGTACGAATGA